The genome window GAAGGCTTTGCAAAATTCCAGGGGAAAATGGAGGGATCATGTCCAAGGGGCAGAGCCTAAAGGCACAGGAACAGGGAGTGTTCCGAGGGCAGTCGGCAGGATGCAGCGGGTCTGTACGCAGGAGACCCTGACGCCTCCTTGGTTCTGGCCTGGAAGCTGGCGCCGGGGAAGACAGCCGCAGTGGCACAGGATGGGGCAGGCGCAGAGGAAAAGGTGAGAGCCAGGGCCTAGGATACCTGGGAGAAGAGCTTCCTGGGAGGGGACACCAAGTGGAGCCTGGAAAGCAGGTGCTCTGGGTgagtggggagggagtggggaatgTAAGGTCAGGAGACCTCAAGCCTAGTTCTGGCAGCTGTGCTGGCCTGGGTAGGCCGCTCAGTGTTGCTGATACTCGATCCTCTTCTGAAAACAGGGGCTCATCGTTCCTACATCCCAGATTGCAGGAGGATTAAGGAGATATAACACATGGCAAGTGCTTGGCCCAGAGCCTGGCATTGGATGAACAGGAGATCCTGCCCCTCACTCCCCAATGCCCATCACCCCATGTCCAGCCATCTCCTGCCCCGAGGCTGCCTTCTCCCTGTGGTCTTGTGTTCCCTTGACCCAGTTAGAGAGAAATGATGAAGAAAACCACCCTCTGGCTCCATCCTAAAGCCCCATCTCCCACCCCACTGGGAGGGATGGGTGCACACAGGTCTGAGCCCTGGATGAGCTGTGTAATCCCCGGATCTGACTGGGCGGTCTCTCCCACTCACCAGGAGGTACCTGCGGCAGACGGCCAGAACTGCTGGCTCCAGGCCTGGTACTGCCCCACCCATCTGTACCTCAGACAGGATACCAATGTTTTGGtgctgttacatcccaggagacggaccacagcaaacccaaagtgaattttataagttttattgcaaacctgcgcagggactgcaggcaacccacgcaagggaacactgcagccccgagcttctaaaatggctccttttttagggtggctatctaggctgagcaagcaagcagcgtttacaagggcaggagaggtgcgattagctgaccttgttcttagctaagtctctagggtagggggtagggcttcctggatgctgggtacatagagttctgtggaaaatattgctacatttctaacggttgtttatctttttttttttttttttttttctccagccaaatactggatgtactcagttttcatggctggtggcctgcaccgcttgtcctaggATGTCACAGGCGCCTCCTTTGGAAATAACACCAACATCCTACAATGGCTGTTACATGTGTGTCCACTGCTCTGTGGGTCTGTGGTGTGCGGGGCACTCAGGGAAGGACAGAAGGCCTGGGTTTGAGTCCAGCTCCGACACCGGGCAGCTCTAAGTGGAGGCCTATGGACAAGGGATGAAGCCTCCACGagtctcaattcttttttttttttttttttttgagagagagacagagagagacaggaacatcaggaACATTGAGcagctcctgtgtgtgccctgatcagggaatggaactggcaacctcccttctctgggatgatgctccaaccaactgagctatccggccagggcttaatttttattgattttttttgtttttaaaagacagagagaggaatggagagagaggggagggggaagggaagcatttgttgttctactcagtctgcattttttagaaatgttacatttttaaaaaatttttatttattcattttagagaggagagggagagacagagagacagagacagagagagagaaggaggaggagctggaagcatcaactcccatatgtgccttgaccaggcaagcccagggtttcgaaccggcgacctcagcatttccaggtcgacgctttatccactgcgccaccacaggtcaggcagtctgcattttttggttgcttcccatgtgtgccctgactgagaattgaaccaaTAACCTTGTGAGTTTAACACTCTTAACCAGGGGTAGtctacctttttatacctatcgcccacttctgtatctctgttagtagtaacattttctaaccgcccactggttccgcagtaatggtgatttataaagtagggaagtaacttaacttgataaaatttataaagcagagttacagcaagttaaagcatatatactaataatcacttaccaagtactttatgtcagatttttgctaagtttggcagagtaaatctttataaaacaacatactatagttaaatctatctttttatttatactttggttgttccgctactgcccaccatgaaagctggaatgcccactagtgggcggtagggaccaggttgactaccactgctcttaACTGAGCTAACCGACTacagcctttttaaatttttaaaaagatgttattggccctggccggttggctcagcggtagagcgtcggcctggcgtgcgggggacccgggttcgattcccggccagggcacataggagaagttcccatttgcttctccacccccaccccccttcttcctctctgtctctctcttcccctcccgcagccaaggctccattggagcaaagatggcccgggtgctggggatggctccttggcctccgcccaggcgctagagtggctctggtcgcggcagagcgaccccccggaggggcagagcatcgccccctggtgggcagagcgtcacccctggtgggcatgccaggtggatcccggtcgggcgcatgcaggagtctgtctgacagtctctccacgtttccagcttcagaaaaatacaaaaaaaaaaaaaaaattaaaaaaaaaaaagatgttatttattgattttagagagaggagaggaagagagaatgggggctggggaggagtgggaagcatcaactcatagtatagttcacaaaaattagggggtatttcaaaatgaatatgaagctataaaatatcccctaatttttgtgagcaatatagctGTTTCtgaatgtaccttgaccaggcaagctgggggttttgaaccggcaacctcagcgttccaggtcgaggctctatccattgcgccaccacaggtcaggcctcaattcTTTCCATGTACCAAATGTAATTAATTAACACTATCCAGCTCTGCTATGTGGAGTATGTAAAAAAATAAGGGCAAATGAGTTTTGTACATAGCACATTTCTCGAAAGGTAAGAAAGGATGAATACAGGACAAGAGAACAGAAGATCTGGGAagatacctgaccaggcagtggtgcagtggatagagcgttggactgggatacggaaggacccaggttcgataccccgaggttgccatctgggttgagcaaaaagctcaccagcttggacccaaggtcgctggctcaagcagggggttacttggactgctgaatgcccgcggtcaaggcacatatgagaaggcaatcaatgaacaactaaggtgtcgcaatgaaaaactgattactgatgcttctcatctctctccgttcctgtctgtctgtccctgtctatccctctctctgactctctctctgtccctgtaaaaagaacaaaagatctGGGAAGAAGAGACCAAAAAGGACACACTTCTCTCAGGACCAGGGCAGGGTCTCAGAGCCAAAGGGTTGCAGAGGACTGAAGAAGAGTTAGTTCATCAGGCCTCCAAGACCTCGCTCGACGGCAAAGGAGAGGGGACCTCCTCAGGTCACAGGAGCCCCAAGTGGAGAGGAGGGCAGCTACCACACAAAGGCCCTAAAGGCCTAAAAGGAAGGGGTCCTGGTGGGAGGGGGTGCGATGTGACCTGGGCAGGGATGGCcctgcaggggaggggtggagtccTTAAATGCCAGGCCAAGGCCTCATTGCAAGGTAGGAGCCTCTCCAGGATTTTGAGCAGGAACACCAAGTGCTGGACTCCGTCCATTGCCCATCTCCATCCTCTTGGCCTCATCCAAACCAGGACTATAGACACACCTCCTCTGGGAAGACCTCCGCCTTCAACTCCTGCCTACCTGTGGAGTTGCCCTGGCTCTTTGTAACTAATGAGCCAGTCCTTTCCTGAGCATGGGGCGGGGTGGTGGTGTTTAAAATGAATGAGTCCAAGAGAGCTTGGACTGGGACAGGATATTTACAACATAGTCACGAGGGTCGGGCTGTACCCTGCCCgatctctcctcctcctcaccatACACTTGGGCATACAATAGGTGCACACTAAATGCTGAAACTAGAAAGTGGGAAACCCAAGAACCCGTCAAGAGGTGACGTTCGAGGTTTGTGTACTTGAGGTTTGAACGGCTGGGTCCGGAAGCGAACGCTAAGGCAGTGGGCGAATGGTTGTTCCAGAGAGCAAGTGTTTATCAGAAGGCGGGAGAAAGGCGGGCCGGAGGCTTGtagaactacatttcccagaagcCCCAGCACCAGACTTTCCTCTTCCGGTCTTTCTGCCCTTCCCATAAGGAGGTGGGAGAGGCGCAGAGGCTCGCCGTGGGCGCGGGGGCGAGTGACGTGATTCCTGTGCGCCGCCTAGCGTCTCGGTGGCGCCGGTTCCTCGGCCTTAGAATCTTGAAGGTGACAGCAGGAGGTGACAGGGCTGGCCTCCGCAATGATAGCAGCAAGGCGACTGCTCGGCGCCGGGTCACTCCCCAAAAGGGTGTCTGTGCGTTTCAGCAGCGACACGGTGAGGCTCGGGCCAGGGTTGTTCGTGGGCGGGTCTCGCTGCTGTGTCTCTGCGCGCGCCGACCCTTGGGTCTGTAGAGCCTGCTGGAGAACCCTCCTCGTCTCCCTAGCCCAGTCGGGAGGGTGCCCCTCTGGCATGGGTGTAGAAGAATGGATCCCAACGGGAGGCAGACTCTCTCCTACCTCCGGCTTCGCTTAGAAGGAAGTTTTGCAGGTGGTGAAGCATCCGTGTCTTCTTCCTTCCTTGCCACAGCCTTGTGGGGCGTGAATGTGTTATTGCCCCAATGTGCATATGCAGAAAACAGTTTTGGAGAGAGATAGCACCGCCCGATTTCTCGTTCCGTGCTCTGCTTTCTGTAGTGGCATTTAAGGGGATGGGAGTCAAGCCAGTTTCTCTTAACCCTCAGCTGGGTTATGTAGAATTCCAGCCCCGCCTCTCATCAGTTTCATCCCAAGCGGGTCTCCCTCCATCATTCAGCCCTAGTGAGGCATTTCTTTTCCGTCAGTGAACACAATTTGCCTCCAGGAGAGTACAGTCAGACAAGTAAATGGACTCTACATCTGCAGGGGCTCAGGGAGGTAGTATGGTGCTTTGTGGTCCAAGGAAGACCACCTGCTGTTTTTGGCAGTATTCCCTTACATaagttctttcctctctctttttttttggtggcagagacagagagtcagagagagggacagacagacaggatgagaaacatcaattcttcattgcgattccttagttgttcattgattgctttctcatatgtgtcttgaccgtgggccttcagcagaccgagtgaccccttgctcaagccagcgaccttgggctcaagctggtgacctcagggtctcaaacctgggtcctccgtgtcccagtctggcactctatccactgagccactgcctggtcaggcaggttcttttctctctgagccacagtttcttcctctgaaaaGTCATTCCTCTGTCAGGGGTATGAGGATGAAATGGGATTTTGGATATAAAATGCTTCACATCGTGCCGGCTGAAGAGGAAGTGCTTactatgtggtggtggtggtagtaaaTGATGCTATGAATGATTCTAAGGCTTAAGTACCTACCTTCTCCCCAGTCCAACCCCTTCTACTCGGGGGACCCATGAATCTCTAGCTTCTGGTCTGGCCCCTCCCTCATGACCCCAGAGCTCTGCTGATCCTCTTTATCCCCAGACAGCAACCAAGAAAACCTCCTTTGGTTCACTGAAGGATGAAGACCGGATCTTCACCAACCTGTACGGCCGCCATGACTGGAGGTGAGATGGTGCTTTTTGCCTGGTGGGTGGTGGAGCAGGGCCTTCCCTTCACTGCCTTCCCTACTCTGTCTAGGCTGAAAGGTGCCCAGAGTCGAGGGGACTGGTACAAGACAAAGGAGATCCTGCTGAAGGGGCCCGACTGGATCCTGGGTGAGATGAAGACATCAGGCTTGCGGGGCCGTGGTGGCGCGGGCTTCCCCACAGGCCTCAAGTGGAGCTTCATGAATAAACCCTCCGACGGCAGGTGTGTtgagggaggcagggctggggttgCAGGAGAAACCTGGGTGGCAGTGGCTTACCCAGGGCTTTAGGTTGTTTCTTTGTAGCAAGTAAAGTAGGAAAATGTTACCAGAGCTTGAATCAGTGGGACTGAGTTCTCTCTGGGCTCTTGGGAAAGCACAAGGAGAGACATTTGGGCTGAGCAGAACAAAGTGGTCATAGCCACCCAAAGGTGGCTAGACTGTGCACTCTCTCATTGGTGATGAGCAAGCCCCTGGGAGAGAGCATGttgggagggcagagagggatTGGCTGTCAGAGGAGACATCTTTGAGGCTTCCCTGACAAGATTGGGGGTGGAAAGACCATTCCTGGTGGCCCTGTAGCCTAACGGACCTGCTGGTCCCCCACAGGCCCAAGTATCTGGTGGTGAATGCAGACGAGGGGGAGCCGGGCACCTGCAAGGACCGGGAGATCATGCGGCATGACCCGCACAAGCTGGTGGAAGGCTGCCTAGTGGGGGGTCGAGCCATGGGTGCCCGTGCAGCCTACATCTACATCCGTGGGGAATTCTACAACGAGGCCTCCAATCTGCAGGTGGGCCGGGGGAGAGCCGTCCACAGAGGAAGAGGTGCTCTGTGTGCACTCACACACCCACTTACCTGGCATAGTTCCTAGATCGTAGCACCTGATCTGACTGGGGTCAAACGGGGAGAGTGGCGGTTACTCCTGCATGCATCATGAGTGGGACATGGCCCCCAAAGCTTCCTGCTCTGAGCCCTTCCAGTGCTCCAGGGCCTCCGTTTGGGAGGCCTTCCAGAGCTAGCTTCCTGCTCTGAGCCCTTCCAGTGCTCCAGGGCCTCCGTTTGGGAGGCCTTCCAGAGCTAGCCTCCTGCTCTGAGCCCTTCCAGTGCTCCAGGGCCTCCGTTTGGGAGGCCTTCCAGAGCTCCGTGGTTCCTAAGGAGCAGGTGGGCTTAGGAACTCACATGAGGACATATTTCTTGAAAAAAGGGTTAGGGGATCATTCAGCAGTTCTTGGCCTAGTGATGCCTGTAGTGACTGGTCTGAGGCTGTACGCCAGGCTTTCTGTTAGGCTCCACACAACAGCAACGAGGGGTACAGGACTAGCGCCTGGACCAGTGCCGGATACATAATAGCATTATGTATAAGAGTTATTAGTGTtattacatgtttaaaaataaacctctAGAGTCCCTTTATTGCAGTAGCAGTACCTATTATAAAGATACAGAATCACacacataaaagagaaaaatctcccACAGATCCGCTGTCTAGAGAAACTACTTGCTAAATTTTCATTGtcctaaaatgtttctttcaaaAGCACATATAGTTGCAGAGTTTTTAAGTGTTGTTATTACGATAGCACACACACTGCAGCAGTCCTCACCCCCTCCCAGAGCATCCTCCACTGTGTCCAGAGTGCGCTTTTGCCCTGGATTTGGTGATGGGCTCCTCACAGGACCTATATCCCCACTTCGGTATACACACAGTATTCCCAGGCTCCTGGGGACAGTGTCCTCACACTCTTGTCCCACAGGTGGCCATCCGAGAGGCCTACGAGGCTGGTCTGATTGGCAAGAATGCGTGCGGTTCAGGCTATGATTTTGACGTGTTCGTGGTGCGTGGGGCTGGGGCCTACATCTGTGGGGAGGAAACAGCGCTCATTGAGTCCATTGAGGGCAAGCAGGGCAAGCCCCGCCTGAAGCCGCCCTTCCCCGCGGACGTAGGTAAGACCCGGCCCAGTCCTGGGCCCAATCTGGGATCT of Saccopteryx bilineata isolate mSacBil1 chromosome 1, mSacBil1_pri_phased_curated, whole genome shotgun sequence contains these proteins:
- the NDUFV1 gene encoding NADH dehydrogenase [ubiquinone] flavoprotein 1, mitochondrial; the encoded protein is MIAARRLLGAGSLPKRVSVRFSSDTTATKKTSFGSLKDEDRIFTNLYGRHDWRLKGAQSRGDWYKTKEILLKGPDWILGEMKTSGLRGRGGAGFPTGLKWSFMNKPSDGRPKYLVVNADEGEPGTCKDREIMRHDPHKLVEGCLVGGRAMGARAAYIYIRGEFYNEASNLQVAIREAYEAGLIGKNACGSGYDFDVFVVRGAGAYICGEETALIESIEGKQGKPRLKPPFPADVGVFGCPTTVANVETVSVSPTICRRGGAWFASFGRERNSGTKLFNISGHVNHPCTVEEEMSVPLKELIEKHAGGVTGGWDNLLAVIPGGSSTPLIPKSVCETVLMDFDALVQAQTGLGTAAVIVMDRSTDVVKAIARLIEFYKHESCGQCTPCREGVDWMNKVMARFVRGDARPAEIDSLWEISKQIEGHTICALGDGAAWPVQGLIRHFRPELEDRMQRFAQERPARQAAA